AGGAATCAAGTCATCCGTTTCTACACGGAAGCATTTGAGGAGCGCACATTGTAGTGAATCGGATTAAATGATTCAGCTCACCAGACGAGTCGAAAAGAATCAGATTCCAAACCGCTCTTCTGAATCGTGTTCTGTTTCCATGTATAAGCTTAGTGTCGTaacttaatattttatttaaacttaaaataaaatcttcaCTTCACCCTACcctctaatttaaaaaaaaatccagataaaaaaaaacaaaaattgttcTAGTATTTGAGTCGATTCCCAAAGTTCACCTAACTCTGATAAAACCGACTCTTTCGTGAATGACACCCGACTGGCTTACGCTTACACTAGCattacagacacaaacacagagatgtgAGGCTGAGGCTGAGACAGAATTTGTCAAATCACCACCGTAACTTTATTTTAACCTTTCCTAAAATAAACCTCTGTGTTTAACCTGCTGTACGAAAATAACCTCTGTACTCAGGTAGGTGACTTCATTTTAAAAGTCCGTCCTTTAAAAAAATCCGTCCTATTGGTTAGATTGGGTCACTGAGACAGATTTAACCTGCTGCTGCGAATAAACTCTTTAAATCAGCACAACGggttattaattattaactaACGAAGAAATGTTGTTATTTcactcattttttaaaatggcctTGAAGTGAAAGTGAAATTGTGAAGGTATTTAAGTTAGTTATTTTCCAGAATTTAAcatatttcaatataaaatgttagaCCAAACGTATAGGGTTTGATTAggcctttaaaataaaagtatatatttttttaccatCAGCATGTTGGCAGTGGGCCATTAACTCCTATggatgtatgtatatatatattaaacaataCCTTTTTAAATTGTGGTATAAGTCTGTAATTAAGCAGGACAAGCATTATCAACATGTACTTCACGTTTAGTTTCACTCTTCTAAACTAAATGGTATAATGAGTCTCTCTACCACATAAgtatattacattaaataaaattatttttgtttgtgtcctgtGAATTAAGACATGAGTTCAGACGCAGTTATCCTATTGGAGACCCTAAACTTTGCTGCAGAGAAACATCGAAACCAACGTCGGAAAGATCCACAGGCTACTCCATACATCAACCATCCTATAGGTGACATACTTGGTGACTCATGGTGATGAATTTCCTTTTGTTCTGAATGTCGTCAGAGTAAAAATATTCTAACCAATCACATCACTTAGCTTTGTGTGTCAGATTTTACACCCAATAAAGATTATCCAGATTTGATTGTGaatgtaatggtaatttttatatgtctctgttgaaagaccttgttttctctgtatattcatttataaTCGTCAACAGAACccacaaactaagtgtatgttcgaggtcagtgctttatcagaacaAACATTCTATTCCTCATCTTGTATTTGTCAAACTAAGATGTCTCTAAgaaaactaagcttgcagaaacattgAGTAATTATCTAATGGTATTGACATATAAACTACTGATATAAACTCTCTGTTAAAACacctcctttgtccacattcacgtACTCTGTGCAATTGTAtattgaccaccttaaggttaaataaactaccttctgattgcaaatgctgtattagatttcaattcttaacacttgtacttattttctccaccacagtgaaaaaaacaaatactagAGAGGCCCCAGTAGCTTTACAGCCTAAATCTATTTGTATCACTAAATTGTATGAAAAATAATTAGCACTGTATATTTGCATATGATGAAATCACCTTTATTCACTTCTCACAGGGGTGGCACGGATCTTGAGTCATGAAGGAGGAATCACAGACATTGAAGTTCTACAAGTGAGTTTTAAACATtataagttatatatatatatatatatatatataataaattaaatataacaaGTCCTAGACTAAAAGCGCTGATAATTATGAACTGAACTAGATGTTGAAAGAATGTCAATATGTTGTCCTCTGTTGTTCAGGCAGCATTGCTTCACGACACCGTGGAAGACACGGACACAACTATTGAAGAGTTGGAGGCTCTGTTTGGAAGCACAGTATCAAGAATTGTCCAGGAAGTGACTGACGATAAAACACTGCCAAAACAAGAAAGGAAACGTTTGCAAGTGGAGCATGCACCTCACTGCAGTCAGCAGGCCAAACTGGTCAAACTAGCTGATAAACTCTACAATTTACGAGACCTTAATCGCTGTACACCCACGGGTAGATCATATTCTCCCACTGTTCAGAAATGTGTCATTACAGCTAATGCTTTgaatttatattacattttatttaatgattgATTGTCTTTTGTGGACTTACAGGTTGGACAGAGGATCGTGTTCAGGAATATTTCACATGGTCTTCCCAGGTAGTAAGAGAGCTTCAAGGAACTAATTCTGCACTTGAACAAAAGCTACAGCTGCTCTTCAATGAGAGAGgaattaaaatataaacctAATAAATCACAATATCAAGCTGTGCAGCTTTTATATGCTTGTAAACTTGTAAGTCCTGGAATGATTTGCCAGTGTCATTTAAGTATAAACGATATTTATGGATCAGATCATGCACTTTCATtgatgaataaaaatgagaaatgattgtaaatgtgcgtgtgtgtttgtgtgtttgtgattgagTAAGAATGAACTATGATTTAATTACCATTGTGTAACCTCTGGGCAGGAATTGTcgtatccattcattcatccatccatccatccatccatccattaattatctgtaacccttatccagttcagggtcacggtgggtccagagcctacctggaatcattgggcgcaaggcaggaacacaccc
This window of the Hoplias malabaricus isolate fHopMal1 chromosome Y, fHopMal1.hap1, whole genome shotgun sequence genome carries:
- the LOC136679506 gene encoding guanosine-3',5'-bis(diphosphate) 3'-pyrophosphohydrolase MESH1-like, which codes for MSSDAVILLETLNFAAEKHRNQRRKDPQATPYINHPIGVARILSHEGGITDIEVLQAALLHDTVEDTDTTIEELEALFGSTVSRIVQEVTDDKTLPKQERKRLQVEHAPHCSQQAKLVKLADKLYNLRDLNRCTPTGWTEDRVQEYFTWSSQVVRELQGTNSALEQKLQLLFNERGIKI